Genomic window (Candidatus Tanganyikabacteria bacterium):
TGCTGCCCGACGGCGGGGTGGGGCGATCGCTGCCCGATGGCGGGATGGGGCGATCGCTGCCGGACGGCGGGGTGGGGCGATCGCTGCCGGATGGCGGCGTGGGGCGATCGTTGCCGGGCGGCGGCGTCGGGCGATCGCTCTCTTCGCGCAGCAGGCGGTCGAGGGTGCGGCGGCGATCCGCCACGCGATCGCGCAGGTTGGAGATCTCCCGCACCTGGCTGTCGTAGCTGTCCTCGACGCTCCGCAGGGTGCGGCGCATCTGGTCCCAGTCCCACTGGCTGGGCGCGTTGTAGCGCGCCCGCTCGTACTCGTCGCGGGCCGACATGAGGTTGGCGCCGACCACGACGGCACTCGCCCGCGCCTGCGCCATGCCGCTCCGGTTGCTGGCCAGGTCGCTCTCGTCGCGGGCGATCTGGCTGACGATTTCGTCGAGCCGATTCTGGGCGGCATTCAGGGTCGCCTGCTTGGATGCGGCGTCCGCGTGCGCGGCGTTGCGGGCCTTGTCGAGGTCGCGCTTGTTGGGGAAGGTCGCGATCTCGAGATCGGCCCTGGCTTCGGCCAGCTTGGCAGATGTGTCGTCGATGGGCTTCTGCAGCTCGCGGCGCCTGGCCTCCTGGGCCTCCTTGGCCGCGTTCAGCGGCTTGCTGGCCTCGGCCTGCTTGGCGTCGCGGGCGGCCACCGCCTCGGCGAGCTTCGCGCCGGCCTCGGCCTCGGCCTTCGCCTTGCGCTGCTCGGCGGCGGCGAGATCGGCACGGAAGCTCTTGAGCAGCGCCTCGGCGTGCTCGACGGCCTTCACGTAACTGGTGGGGTTCTTGAAGGGCTCGGCGACCGGCTGGGGGTTGCCGTCCCGGCGCGGGGTCGCCTTCTCGTACACGTCGAACGTGATCGCCGGGGCGGCCGCCTGCGCGGGCCTGGCCGGACCGCTGCTCGCGGGTCGAACGCTGATGCTGAGGGCCTTTTCGGGCGCGCGCGTCACCGCCATGGCTTGATTCCTCCTCCTCGATAACTCCCAGAAAGTTCTAGGCGAGGGCGGCCGGATTCCTGCCCGCCTTAAGGGCACCTTAGCCGAAACTTAATCCTTAACTTAAAGTTAAGGTAAGGTTTCCGGCCAGTTATGTATAAGTAATGATAGCCGTGAAGAGGTTGGTGCGTCGTCTCGTTGGTCTCGGAGCCGTGGTGCTGGCGGCTGCCGGTTGCGGCGTGGGCCGCCTGGGTTCGCTGCAGGGCACCGTTCCCGAGACGTATCGCGCCCACGGGGGCATTCCGGTCGAGCCGACCGCACCCGACCTGGGCCAGCAGCCGCCGATCGCGCAGGATCCGGCCGTGCCCGGCCAGCGCATACCCCTGTCGCTGCTCTACACCAGCGACATGCACTCCCGCATCGAGCCGTTTGCCGATAACTACTACCACAAGACCTACGCCGGCAAGGGCGGATTGGCCCGGGTAGCCTCGCTGGTGCGGCAACTGCGCGCCCAGCAGCCCAACACGGCCTTGCTCGACTCGGGCGACTACCTGGTCGGCACGCCCTACTTCAACTACTTCAAGGGCGACGTCGAGATGAAGGCGATGAACCTCATCGGCTTCGACGCGGTGACCATCGGCAACCACGAGTTCGACAAGGGCGTGCCCGAACTGCGGCGCGTCCTGTCCGGGTACCAGGGCCGCAAGCTTTCCTCGAACGTGACCTTCCAGCCCGAAATGGCGGATCGCTACGCGGTGTTCAGGGCGGGCAACCTGCGCGTCGGCGTGTTCAGCCTCCTGACCGAGGTCAACGGCCTGATCACCCCGCCCAACTTCGCCGGCGCCCGCTACCACGACCCGATCGCCACGGCCCGCGCCGCGGTGGCGCGGCTCGAGAAGGAAGCCGACGTGATCGTGTGCATCTCCCATGTCGGCACGGTCCCGCCATGGTCCGACGAAGAACGCGACCGGCCCGAGGCCCACGAGGACGATCACGAGGGCGCGCTCAACGTGAGCGACGAGAAGATCGCCGCCGCGGCTCCGGGCATCGACGTGATCCTGTCGGGCCACACCCACCTGCTGATCAAGAATCCCAAGCAGATCACCTCGGGCGGCAAGAAGACGCTGATCGTCTCCGACGGCTTCGGCGGCGGCTTCCTGGGCAAGCTCGACCTGGTCGTGCAGGATGGCGAGGTGGTCTCCGCCTCGAACAACCTCATGCCGGTCGACCGCGGCATCTCGCCCGATCCCCAGGTGACCGCCGCCGTGGCTCCCTACAAGGCGCAACTGGATCCGGTGATCAAGCAGATCATCGGGAAGGCCACCGGGGATTTCCGGCGCTACTCGAGCAAGGACGTCGAGTCCTCGCTCAACAACCTCATCGCCGACGCGACGTTCGCCGCGGCCCGCAAGGCCAATCCCGAGACGGACTTCGCCCTGGTCAGCAGCGGCACGCCGCGCAATCACATCCTCGGTGGCAAGGTGAGCGTCGAGGGGGTGTTCTACGCCCTGCCCTTCGACAACCGGATCCAGATCGTCACGGTGCCGGGCGAAGTCGCCCGCGAGATGCTGCGCATCCAGCGCCGCGCCAAGGAGACCAAGCGGCACGCCGTATCCAACGTGACCTACACCCTGGTGCCGGCCGCCGACGGCAAGCACCAGATCCGGGACATCAAGGTCGGCACCGCCGCATTCGACCCCAAGCGCGAGTACCGCATCGCCGTGACCGACTACATGGCCGACGGCGGGGCCGGCTTCGCGATGCTGCCGGGCATGCCGCGCCAGGACATCGGCGTCCTGCAACGCGACGCCCTGCTGGAGCACATCCGCGTCGCGGGCCAGGTAACCCCACAGACCGGGCGCATCAAGATCCGGGGCCGCGCCGACGACGTCGTGGGCTGGTTGCTCGATCGCCTGGTGGCCTTCTCGGGAGTCTGACGCCGGGT
Coding sequences:
- a CDS encoding bifunctional metallophosphatase/5'-nucleotidase, with translation MRRLVGLGAVVLAAAGCGVGRLGSLQGTVPETYRAHGGIPVEPTAPDLGQQPPIAQDPAVPGQRIPLSLLYTSDMHSRIEPFADNYYHKTYAGKGGLARVASLVRQLRAQQPNTALLDSGDYLVGTPYFNYFKGDVEMKAMNLIGFDAVTIGNHEFDKGVPELRRVLSGYQGRKLSSNVTFQPEMADRYAVFRAGNLRVGVFSLLTEVNGLITPPNFAGARYHDPIATARAAVARLEKEADVIVCISHVGTVPPWSDEERDRPEAHEDDHEGALNVSDEKIAAAAPGIDVILSGHTHLLIKNPKQITSGGKKTLIVSDGFGGGFLGKLDLVVQDGEVVSASNNLMPVDRGISPDPQVTAAVAPYKAQLDPVIKQIIGKATGDFRRYSSKDVESSLNNLIADATFAAARKANPETDFALVSSGTPRNHILGGKVSVEGVFYALPFDNRIQIVTVPGEVAREMLRIQRRAKETKRHAVSNVTYTLVPAADGKHQIRDIKVGTAAFDPKREYRIAVTDYMADGGAGFAMLPGMPRQDIGVLQRDALLEHIRVAGQVTPQTGRIKIRGRADDVVGWLLDRLVAFSGV